The following proteins come from a genomic window of Sulfurospirillum arsenophilum NBRC 109478:
- a CDS encoding DUF4405 domain-containing protein, giving the protein MVVAFLVLITSSLMISKSLFTFLDFKSTLMLRQLHTTSAYWFFILGFIHLGIHWHRFSALLQKKFRIHALLSHPLATFIALLIVLYAGFIFIQRDIASKLFMTFAFEFWDTEQSIWSVALDYMSMSIALIFLTRSFLKFQKLLR; this is encoded by the coding sequence ATGGTAGTTGCTTTTTTAGTGTTAATTACTAGCAGTCTTATGATTTCAAAGTCTCTCTTCACATTTTTAGACTTTAAAAGTACATTGATGCTACGTCAACTTCATACCACATCTGCCTATTGGTTCTTTATTTTGGGATTTATCCATTTAGGTATTCATTGGCATCGTTTTAGTGCATTGCTTCAAAAAAAATTTCGTATTCACGCACTTTTATCGCACCCACTTGCAACCTTCATCGCTTTGTTGATAGTACTTTATGCAGGATTTATCTTTATTCAAAGAGACATTGCTTCAAAACTTTTTATGACCTTTGCTTTTGAATTTTGGGATACAGAACAGTCTATCTGGAGTGTTGCGCTTGATTATATGAGTATGTCTATAGCACTCATTTTTTTGACACGCTCTTTTTTAAAATTCCAAAAACTGTTAAGATAA
- a CDS encoding flavodoxin → MVLSNTNKRRNFLITSAALAAGSLLPHELFAEESTTTKKILIAYFSHSGNTRYFAKEIQAQIGGDLLEIKTVNPYPVDYDSVVDVAKKEQKAKFRPKLATLPTNLNAYDIIFIGYPNWWGTIPMALFTFFEENHFEGKTLIPFSTHEGSHFGDSISDLKALNPKSTFFKGLEMRGRSVQSSSSKKDITAWLTKLNIAKI, encoded by the coding sequence ATGGTTTTATCCAATACCAATAAACGTCGAAATTTTTTAATCACCAGCGCTGCATTAGCTGCTGGTTCATTGTTACCACACGAATTATTTGCAGAAGAATCAACCACCACTAAGAAAATCTTAATTGCCTATTTCTCACACTCAGGAAATACACGTTACTTTGCAAAAGAGATTCAAGCACAAATAGGCGGTGATCTCTTGGAAATCAAAACCGTTAATCCTTATCCTGTGGATTATGACAGTGTTGTCGATGTGGCTAAAAAAGAGCAAAAGGCAAAATTTAGACCTAAACTTGCAACCCTTCCAACCAATCTCAATGCGTATGACATTATCTTTATAGGTTATCCAAACTGGTGGGGAACGATTCCCATGGCATTGTTTACTTTTTTTGAAGAGAACCATTTTGAGGGAAAAACACTCATCCCTTTTTCAACGCATGAGGGAAGTCACTTTGGAGATAGCATCAGCGATTTAAAAGCTCTCAACCCAAAATCAACCTTTTTCAAAGGGCTAGAGATGCGAGGAAGAAGTGTGCAATCTTCATCGAGTAAAAAAGATATCACCGCGTGGCTTACAAAACTCAATATTGCTAAAATCTAA
- a CDS encoding aldo/keto reductase, whose product MQYVTLKNGIQMPQLGFGVFQIPDLKQCETSVHEALEVGYCLFDTASAYQNEEAIGNALKTSSIAREELFITTKLWISDAGYEKTKKAFLTSLKKLGLDYLDLYLIHQPFNDVYGSWRAMEELYKEGLIKAIGVCNFAPDRLVDLALYNEIAPMLNQIETHPFHQQQEAQTVMQAYGIQMQSWGPFAEGKNNIFHNELLASIAKNHGKSIAQVVLRWLMQRNIVAIPKSVRPERMAENFAIFDFELSEQEMQDIVALDQKKSSFFDHRDPAMVKWLSGYKS is encoded by the coding sequence ATGCAATACGTAACATTAAAAAATGGTATTCAAATGCCACAACTCGGATTTGGTGTTTTTCAAATCCCCGATTTAAAACAGTGTGAAACCTCAGTGCATGAAGCACTAGAAGTGGGATACTGCTTGTTCGATACAGCCTCCGCATATCAAAATGAAGAAGCTATAGGAAACGCTCTTAAAACAAGTTCTATTGCACGAGAAGAGCTTTTTATTACAACGAAACTCTGGATCAGCGATGCAGGTTATGAGAAGACCAAAAAAGCATTTTTGACCTCTTTAAAAAAATTAGGATTAGATTATCTTGATTTGTATCTGATTCATCAACCTTTCAATGATGTGTACGGTTCGTGGAGAGCGATGGAAGAGCTTTATAAAGAAGGTCTTATCAAAGCTATCGGTGTTTGCAACTTTGCGCCCGATAGACTCGTCGACCTTGCTCTGTATAATGAAATAGCACCTATGCTCAATCAAATCGAAACGCATCCCTTTCACCAACAACAAGAAGCGCAAACCGTGATGCAAGCGTATGGCATTCAAATGCAATCGTGGGGACCTTTTGCTGAGGGGAAAAACAACATCTTCCACAATGAGCTTCTAGCATCCATTGCAAAAAATCATGGCAAGTCCATTGCCCAAGTTGTTTTACGTTGGTTAATGCAACGCAATATCGTTGCCATACCTAAATCCGTACGTCCAGAGCGAATGGCTGAAAATTTTGCTATATTTGATTTTGAATTATCTGAGCAAGAGATGCAAGACATTGTTGCACTTGACCAAAAAAAGAGTAGCTTTTTTGACCATCGTGACCCAGCAATGGTTAAGTGGCTAAGTGGCTATAAATCGTGA
- a CDS encoding YkgJ family cysteine cluster protein has product MESIGSFVNIKSHNLYFNGCSACEGNCCNGAKGFAASPLILEDFEDVYKNFPILFSVNGEDLVVYVLLNDGKGHCKYYIDKKCSIYEQRTPACRLYPISPYCEHILVDTACPAVSYESGKSLCKDGIVQSDFYTKRLENFVAKRDATKVFLESIKQVEDFEYVGELLGLPLLKYIKSSDNPYIQMHLESLKHFWV; this is encoded by the coding sequence ATGGAAAGCATTGGAAGTTTTGTCAATATTAAAAGCCATAATTTATACTTTAATGGCTGTTCAGCGTGCGAGGGTAATTGTTGCAATGGTGCCAAAGGTTTTGCGGCATCTCCGCTTATATTAGAAGATTTTGAAGATGTCTATAAAAATTTTCCTATTTTATTTAGCGTTAATGGTGAAGATTTGGTCGTTTATGTTTTACTGAACGATGGAAAGGGGCATTGTAAATATTACATTGATAAGAAGTGCAGTATATATGAACAAAGAACACCAGCATGCAGGCTCTATCCTATTAGTCCTTATTGTGAGCATATTCTTGTGGATACTGCGTGCCCTGCTGTTAGTTATGAAAGTGGAAAATCATTATGTAAAGATGGTATCGTACAGAGTGATTTTTACACGAAGAGGCTTGAAAATTTTGTAGCAAAACGAGACGCAACGAAGGTGTTTTTAGAGAGTATTAAACAAGTAGAAGATTTTGAATACGTAGGCGAACTTCTAGGGCTACCACTGCTTAAATACATTAAATCAAGTGATAACCCCTATATTCAAATGCATTTAGAATCATTAAAACATTTTTGGGTATAA
- a CDS encoding MBL fold metallo-hydrolase: MHTSNFDLKTKRFRNLYPIQMPKMTLAQSLRAVYEILYKSSYKNPKRKMPQIKPDLDMFGQKSDTLKFIWFGHSTVLLKIDGLKVLIDPMFSTYASPIIGTFKRFQPPVVELKELPPIDVIVISHDHYDHLDKKSIQFFKHHKTRFLVPLGIKRYLINWGIAESKIIELDWHESHDIGSVTFTATPAHHFSGRSLFGHNKTLWASWVIKGKNEKLFFSGDSAYSPHFKEIGSMYGPFDVAFMENGQYDKRWIYAHMMPEQTIQAIKDIKAKFFVPIHWSMFRLSAHHWLDPFMQSLKITEEQKVAMINPFLGEIMCVAK; encoded by the coding sequence ATGCACACATCAAATTTTGATTTAAAAACAAAGCGTTTTCGCAATCTCTATCCAATTCAAATGCCTAAAATGACATTGGCACAAAGTCTTCGTGCGGTTTATGAAATTCTTTATAAATCTTCTTATAAAAACCCTAAACGAAAGATGCCACAAATAAAACCTGATCTTGATATGTTTGGTCAAAAAAGTGATACGCTCAAATTTATTTGGTTTGGACACTCCACGGTTTTGCTCAAAATAGATGGACTCAAAGTTCTTATTGATCCTATGTTTTCAACCTATGCTTCTCCTATTATAGGGACTTTTAAACGATTTCAACCTCCCGTAGTCGAGCTTAAAGAACTACCACCTATTGATGTAATTGTCATCTCACATGACCATTACGATCACCTAGATAAGAAAAGTATTCAATTTTTCAAACACCATAAGACACGCTTTTTAGTTCCCCTTGGTATAAAACGTTATTTAATCAATTGGGGAATAGCAGAGTCTAAAATTATAGAGCTTGATTGGCATGAATCCCATGATATAGGTTCTGTAACCTTTACCGCGACACCCGCTCATCACTTTTCAGGCAGAAGCCTCTTTGGACACAATAAAACGCTTTGGGCTTCATGGGTTATCAAAGGAAAAAATGAGAAATTATTTTTTAGTGGAGATTCGGCATACAGCCCACATTTTAAAGAGATTGGCTCTATGTATGGGCCATTTGATGTCGCTTTTATGGAAAATGGACAGTACGATAAGCGTTGGATTTACGCGCATATGATGCCCGAACAAACCATCCAAGCTATTAAAGACATCAAAGCTAAATTCTTTGTTCCCATTCACTGGAGTATGTTCAGACTCTCTGCACACCACTGGTTAGATCCTTTTATGCAGTCACTCAAAATTACTGAAGAGCAAAAAGTAGCTATGATCAATCCTTTTTTAGGAGAGATCATGTGTGTTGCCAAATAA
- a CDS encoding alpha/beta hydrolase, whose amino-acid sequence MHYVKKTSFMLAIIFNLLTGVTMAADYKQNPFTLTYNGAIKENIKGKVNIHPLTYKLNGIEIAANVYTPANYDPSKKYPAVVVAHPNGGVKEQVAGLYAQRLAEQGYITIASDAAYQGASGGQPRNVDKPANRVEDIHGMADFITHYAGVDANRLGLLGICGGGGYSLEAAKTDKRFHAIATLSMFNSGIVRKNGYLDSQIDTIQARLKQASDARAQEVAGGKVLYIADTIPTDEQVAKMPYDLYREGFEYYFKTHAHPNSTFKYTMSSLLDLMIFDATANMDLINQPLLMIAGDKADSLYMTLEAFQKAHNTQSKELFLIKNATHIQTYFIPEYVNQAMGKLTEFFEKTLAK is encoded by the coding sequence ATGCATTATGTCAAAAAAACATCATTTATGTTAGCAATCATTTTTAATCTTTTAACAGGAGTTACTATGGCAGCCGATTACAAACAAAATCCATTTACCCTCACCTATAATGGGGCTATCAAAGAAAATATCAAAGGCAAAGTTAACATTCATCCCTTAACCTATAAACTAAACGGCATTGAAATTGCCGCCAACGTCTACACACCAGCCAATTATGATCCTTCTAAAAAGTATCCTGCTGTTGTCGTTGCCCATCCAAATGGGGGTGTCAAAGAACAAGTAGCGGGTTTGTATGCCCAACGCCTCGCTGAACAAGGTTATATTACTATTGCTTCAGATGCTGCTTATCAAGGCGCTAGTGGAGGACAACCACGCAACGTGGATAAGCCAGCCAACAGAGTAGAAGACATCCACGGTATGGCTGATTTTATCACTCATTATGCTGGTGTTGATGCCAATCGTTTGGGACTTCTTGGTATCTGCGGTGGTGGTGGATACTCATTGGAAGCAGCAAAAACAGATAAACGTTTCCATGCCATTGCAACACTCAGTATGTTTAATTCAGGCATCGTTCGAAAAAACGGTTATCTTGACTCTCAAATCGACACAATCCAAGCCAGATTAAAACAAGCAAGTGACGCTAGAGCACAAGAAGTTGCTGGTGGAAAGGTACTCTATATTGCTGATACTATACCAACCGATGAGCAAGTTGCAAAAATGCCTTATGATTTGTATCGTGAAGGTTTTGAGTATTACTTCAAAACACATGCGCATCCAAACTCAACGTTTAAATATACAATGAGTAGTTTACTGGATCTTATGATTTTTGATGCGACAGCTAACATGGATCTCATCAACCAACCACTTTTAATGATCGCTGGAGATAAAGCAGATTCGCTCTATATGACTTTAGAAGCTTTTCAAAAAGCACACAATACACAAAGTAAAGAGCTCTTCTTAATCAAAAATGCTACGCATATTCAAACATACTTTATACCAGAATATGTCAACCAAGCTATGGGAAAATTGACCGAATTTTTTGAAAAAACACTCGCTAAGTAA
- a CDS encoding iron-containing alcohol dehydrogenase, giving the protein MDNFTFCNPTQIEFGKEKEKEVGKHLHVIGAKKVLLTYGSERIKKDGLFDTVINSLKENNIAYVELGGIVSNPLLSKVYEGIEVAKKNSVDAILSIGGGSVLDSSKAIAAGALYTGDVWDFFLGKAAVEKALPIVDIITLAATGSEMNCGGVVTNDTTKQKYAIQSPFLFPKVSIINPELQSSVSRDYLVYSASDIIAHCIEGYFTATVQPTLINKQIEAIITTVMYTTEKLIANPKDYDARAEFAWAATCALNGLTYVGTSGFGYPNHMIEHALSAICNVPHGAGLSVVMPAWMRWYKEKNEAQFTRFAKTIFGLDDANKGIDALEAWFNKVGTPTKLSQMNISRATLDAVIDNATENATYFGMPELYTKEAITKILTSAL; this is encoded by the coding sequence ATGGACAATTTTACATTTTGTAATCCAACTCAAATTGAGTTTGGAAAAGAGAAAGAGAAAGAGGTCGGTAAACATTTACATGTAATTGGTGCTAAAAAAGTTTTGTTAACCTACGGCAGTGAGCGTATTAAAAAAGATGGTCTGTTCGATACTGTTATCAACAGCTTAAAAGAAAATAATATTGCGTACGTTGAACTTGGTGGCATTGTAAGTAATCCTCTACTTTCAAAAGTTTATGAAGGCATTGAAGTCGCAAAAAAGAATAGTGTTGATGCCATTCTCTCCATCGGTGGTGGTTCTGTGCTTGATAGCTCTAAAGCGATTGCAGCGGGGGCTTTGTATACTGGTGATGTTTGGGACTTCTTTTTAGGTAAAGCTGCTGTTGAAAAGGCATTGCCTATTGTTGATATTATTACCTTAGCTGCAACAGGAAGTGAGATGAATTGTGGTGGCGTTGTTACCAATGATACCACGAAACAAAAGTATGCGATTCAATCACCTTTCTTGTTTCCAAAAGTCTCTATCATCAATCCTGAACTTCAAAGTTCCGTGAGTAGAGATTATCTCGTTTATTCGGCTTCTGATATCATCGCGCATTGTATTGAAGGTTATTTTACAGCAACTGTTCAACCTACACTCATTAACAAACAAATAGAAGCGATCATCACAACCGTTATGTATACCACTGAAAAACTGATTGCTAATCCAAAAGATTATGATGCAAGAGCTGAATTTGCTTGGGCTGCTACGTGTGCGCTCAATGGATTAACTTATGTTGGGACTTCAGGTTTTGGTTACCCAAATCATATGATAGAACATGCACTTTCTGCCATCTGCAACGTTCCTCATGGTGCGGGACTTTCTGTCGTGATGCCAGCATGGATGCGTTGGTATAAAGAGAAAAATGAAGCTCAATTTACTCGTTTTGCGAAAACAATTTTTGGTCTTGATGATGCCAACAAAGGCATTGATGCCCTTGAAGCATGGTTTAACAAAGTTGGAACACCGACCAAATTGTCACAGATGAACATTTCTCGCGCTACATTAGATGCTGTGATTGATAATGCAACTGAAAATGCTACTTATTTTGGTATGCCAGAGTTATACACGAAAGAGGCTATTACCAAGATTCTGACAAGCGCTTTATAA
- a CDS encoding flavodoxin family protein, whose amino-acid sequence MSKNVLILSASPRKGGNSDLLCDEFLKGSLDAGNKAEKIFLKNKNIGYCTGCGVCFGGKPCSQKDDMGEVLEKMIDADVIVMATPVYFYAMNGQMKTLIDRTCARYQEINNKEFYFIVAAADGSKALMQRTIEEFRGFTYCLSNPKEKGIVYGTGAWQIGDIKGKPSMNEAYTFGKNA is encoded by the coding sequence ATGTCAAAAAACGTTTTAATTCTCTCAGCAAGCCCACGCAAAGGGGGCAATTCGGATCTTTTATGCGATGAATTTTTAAAAGGCTCACTTGATGCTGGAAATAAGGCTGAGAAGATTTTTCTGAAAAATAAAAATATTGGTTACTGCACCGGCTGTGGTGTCTGTTTTGGAGGCAAGCCCTGCTCTCAAAAAGATGATATGGGTGAAGTGTTAGAGAAGATGATTGATGCAGATGTCATCGTCATGGCGACACCCGTTTATTTTTATGCGATGAACGGGCAGATGAAAACACTCATTGACCGTACCTGTGCGAGGTACCAAGAGATTAACAACAAAGAGTTTTATTTTATCGTGGCCGCAGCCGATGGCAGTAAAGCTTTGATGCAGCGAACCATTGAGGAGTTTCGTGGCTTTACCTACTGTTTGAGCAACCCTAAAGAAAAAGGGATTGTTTATGGAACAGGTGCTTGGCAAATAGGTGACATCAAGGGCAAACCCTCTATGAATGAAGCCTATACATTTGGTAAAAATGCTTAA
- a CDS encoding NAD(P)H-binding protein, with the protein MKHKTVAIAGATGLVGSHLLNGLLADPAIEKVYALGRTPLPISHEKLTFIHVNFDALPTLPPLDEVYLALGTTIKVAGSKDAFSKVDFTYNLAVAKTALAAGAKKIGVVSSIGADAHSNSFYPQVKGQLEDALKALTPEGLVIVRPSILLGDRKSLGQPTRRGEEIFMALAKLLNPFLPKTFRAIEATKVANALRAEVPKTTGNVMIDSAHLQQYAL; encoded by the coding sequence ATGAAACACAAAACTGTTGCTATTGCAGGTGCTACGGGACTCGTTGGTAGTCATTTACTCAATGGCTTATTAGCCGATCCAGCGATTGAAAAAGTTTATGCGTTGGGCAGAACGCCCTTACCTATTTCGCATGAAAAGCTAACGTTCATTCACGTTAATTTTGATGCGTTACCCACTTTGCCACCCCTTGATGAAGTCTATTTGGCACTGGGAACGACCATTAAGGTTGCGGGGAGTAAAGATGCATTTTCAAAGGTGGATTTTACGTATAATCTAGCCGTAGCAAAAACAGCGTTAGCAGCAGGAGCGAAGAAAATTGGTGTTGTCAGCTCCATCGGAGCAGATGCTCATTCCAACAGTTTTTATCCTCAAGTAAAAGGGCAACTCGAAGATGCCTTGAAAGCGTTAACGCCCGAAGGTTTGGTCATTGTCAGACCATCCATTTTGCTAGGAGATCGAAAATCCTTAGGTCAGCCTACACGCAGGGGTGAAGAAATTTTCATGGCTCTTGCCAAGCTACTCAACCCATTTCTACCCAAAACCTTTAGGGCGATAGAAGCAACAAAAGTAGCCAATGCTTTACGTGCAGAAGTGCCAAAAACTACGGGTAACGTGATGATTGATTCGGCTCACTTACAGCAATACGCATTATAG
- a CDS encoding MFS transporter, whose protein sequence is MTNVFKIYLLAFMSFLVGTSQFIIVGVLDQIADSLGISVSSAGQLVSVYALASAIGTPLVIMATSKMDQRAQLLLSLVVFIIGVFAMPLFHSYLLIVLSRIIVGVGAGVFVVTAYAMSANLAERGKQGTAMSNIAMGFSLSLVLGVPLGRVITAMANWQAIFWLIGILSLFSFFVVAKVLPKTVGEPPIAISEQLSFLKQPKIMSALGITFLFFISFSIINTYITPFLFSIRPLSEHEISTILFALGIASFVGSKLAGFLADRIGITRTLLGSMSVHLVALILLFFVAHSILLTSLLLFIWVAASWTFGPTQSFNLASIAPKASGILLSLNSSFVQLGFAVGAGLGGITISHLPLIALSGVGSLCTLCAIGMLLLSVKKYAHSSQML, encoded by the coding sequence ATGACAAACGTATTTAAAATTTACCTCCTCGCCTTTATGAGCTTTTTAGTCGGTACATCACAGTTTATTATTGTGGGTGTTTTAGATCAAATAGCAGATTCACTGGGCATTTCCGTCTCGTCTGCTGGACAGCTTGTAAGTGTTTATGCTCTCGCTAGTGCTATAGGAACGCCTCTGGTCATTATGGCGACTTCTAAAATGGATCAACGAGCGCAACTGTTACTCTCATTGGTTGTGTTTATCATCGGTGTTTTTGCAATGCCTCTGTTTCATAGCTATCTTTTGATCGTGCTTTCTCGCATCATTGTAGGTGTGGGAGCAGGTGTTTTTGTGGTAACAGCTTATGCGATGAGCGCCAACTTGGCTGAGAGAGGAAAACAAGGAACGGCTATGTCAAACATTGCAATGGGTTTTAGTCTCTCCCTTGTTTTGGGCGTTCCCTTAGGGCGCGTCATTACGGCTATGGCGAATTGGCAGGCTATTTTTTGGCTCATAGGCATTTTAAGTCTCTTCTCGTTTTTCGTTGTGGCTAAAGTCCTTCCCAAAACGGTGGGTGAACCTCCTATTGCGATAAGTGAACAACTCTCCTTTTTAAAACAGCCTAAAATCATGAGCGCTCTTGGCATTACGTTTCTCTTTTTTATCAGTTTTTCCATTATCAATACCTACATCACACCCTTCTTATTTTCCATTCGCCCTCTGAGTGAGCATGAAATAAGTACGATTTTATTTGCCCTTGGCATTGCGAGTTTTGTTGGCTCAAAGTTAGCAGGCTTTTTAGCCGATCGCATCGGCATCACCCGAACGCTTTTGGGCAGTATGTCTGTGCATCTTGTAGCGCTCATCCTTCTTTTCTTTGTGGCACACTCCATTCTCTTAACATCACTTTTACTTTTTATTTGGGTGGCGGCATCATGGACATTTGGACCAACGCAAAGTTTCAACTTAGCCTCTATTGCGCCCAAAGCTTCTGGCATACTCCTTAGCCTTAACAGCTCATTTGTCCAACTTGGTTTTGCCGTGGGTGCAGGTTTGGGAGGCATTACCATTAGCCATTTACCGCTAATCGCCCTCAGTGGCGTTGGTAGTCTTTGTACCTTATGTGCCATAGGCATGTTGCTTTTAAGCGTTAAAAAATACGCTCATTCATCACAAATGCTATAA
- a CDS encoding AraC family transcriptional regulator — protein sequence MDALFEAYRAEIIKRIEAKRVEDGIIKTEIPTLSFYYSRSTTEFATVVYEPSLCLVLQGSKALILGDENYSYDPSRYLLASVHMPTRVRIMEASEEKPYISLKLTFTMEDIFEVIKEAHTQSRTTNLTPELGLCFGDMSTQVIDPIARLVRLLDTPNNIKFMAPMIIKEVLYHVINDKGGDFLRKYVMDGSIVQQIVKVIAKIKQDFTETINMKELAKSYGMSESSLYHNFKKVTMLSPLQFQKTLRLEEARRMLLTQNIEATEVAFAVGYESPSQFSREYARMFGLPPKMYAKTVQEDAEDIS from the coding sequence ATGGATGCACTTTTTGAAGCATACAGAGCTGAAATTATCAAGAGAATTGAAGCAAAACGCGTGGAAGATGGCATTATAAAAACAGAGATTCCAACACTGAGTTTTTACTACTCAAGATCAACCACTGAATTTGCAACAGTCGTTTATGAACCTTCCCTTTGCCTTGTCTTACAAGGATCAAAAGCATTAATATTGGGCGATGAAAACTATAGTTATGACCCTTCACGTTACCTTTTAGCTTCGGTTCATATGCCTACACGTGTACGCATCATGGAGGCTTCAGAAGAGAAGCCTTATATCTCTTTAAAACTGACGTTTACAATGGAAGATATTTTTGAGGTAATAAAAGAAGCACATACTCAATCACGCACTACAAATCTAACGCCAGAATTAGGTCTTTGCTTTGGAGATATGAGTACACAAGTGATAGACCCAATCGCGCGCTTAGTACGTCTGCTGGATACTCCCAATAACATCAAATTCATGGCACCGATGATTATTAAAGAGGTTTTATACCATGTCATCAATGACAAAGGGGGAGATTTTCTTCGTAAGTATGTTATGGATGGAAGCATTGTTCAGCAAATTGTTAAGGTTATTGCCAAAATCAAGCAAGATTTTACAGAAACTATCAATATGAAAGAGCTTGCAAAGTCTTATGGTATGAGCGAATCTTCACTTTATCACAACTTTAAAAAAGTAACCATGTTAAGCCCTTTGCAATTTCAAAAAACCCTACGTCTCGAAGAAGCCAGACGCATGCTTTTAACACAAAATATCGAAGCCACTGAAGTTGCCTTTGCGGTCGGATATGAAAGTCCATCACAGTTTAGCAGAGAATATGCTCGTATGTTTGGTCTACCTCCTAAAATGTACGCGAAAACCGTTCAAGAAGATGCGGAAGATATCTCTTAG
- a CDS encoding carboxymuconolactone decarboxylase family protein: MKQALWAILAIVFIGFIPFLEAKEMLENALTPKQQSIITISAFTANGDLEKLKSALIQGLDAGLSVNEIKEILVHLYAYTGFPRSLNGINTFMTVINERQAKGIKDTMGKEATALPSNFNKDEYGARVRAELLGQKEIPSPSSYQLFAPTIDTFLKEHLFADIFARDILDYQTRELVTISALASMMGTAPQLQAHLGIALNMGLAKEQLEAFTAVLKKEVGDQEAQSAHDVLTIVLKNRKL, translated from the coding sequence ATGAAACAAGCACTATGGGCTATTTTAGCTATCGTATTCATTGGTTTCATACCATTTCTGGAGGCAAAAGAGATGTTAGAAAACGCATTAACCCCTAAACAACAAAGCATCATTACCATTTCAGCATTTACGGCTAATGGCGACCTTGAAAAACTCAAATCTGCCCTTATTCAGGGATTAGATGCTGGTCTTAGTGTCAATGAGATCAAAGAAATTTTAGTGCATCTGTATGCGTATACGGGATTTCCACGAAGCCTTAATGGTATCAATACCTTTATGACAGTGATAAATGAACGTCAAGCAAAAGGCATAAAAGACACCATGGGGAAAGAGGCAACTGCGTTACCCTCTAATTTTAACAAAGACGAATACGGTGCGCGTGTGAGAGCTGAACTGCTGGGTCAAAAAGAGATTCCCTCCCCGAGTAGTTACCAACTCTTCGCACCTACCATCGATACGTTTTTAAAAGAACACCTTTTTGCGGACATCTTTGCACGGGATATTTTGGATTATCAGACACGAGAACTGGTTACCATTTCAGCCCTTGCTTCGATGATGGGCACAGCACCACAACTTCAAGCACATCTTGGTATTGCCCTAAATATGGGGCTTGCGAAAGAGCAGTTGGAAGCGTTTACGGCGGTACTTAAAAAAGAAGTCGGAGACCAAGAAGCGCAAAGTGCTCATGATGTTCTAACCATCGTGCTTAAAAATAGAAAGTTATAA